From Populus alba chromosome 16, ASM523922v2, whole genome shotgun sequence:
tttttcatttgtacTGCATCAGCTTGCACCGCATGATTTTCCAGATTTTTGCATTGTTCCAAAATCTTATCAAGAAATCCATTCATGTATTCAGAAACCTCCTCTCTTTGCTCGCTACTGACATGGAATCGCTGTTCGACCCAAATGAAAGCAAAGTAACAAGAAATAAGAAACAGCAAAAGTTATATTGAAAGATCCAACTAGGATAGATAAACAAGTACACATTCAGCAAGCAGGTTTTCAAAGCTTATAATGAAGGAAGTACAAAGACCAAGTTATGGATAAATTAAGTGTTTAGGGATAATATCAAGAACTAAAAAACTACTTGCACTAGGTATCAATGAAATTAGGACTGGCTGcccaaaccaaaataaaaattacaataaatacaaGGTAAGATAAAGGATCAAACCTGACGCATTTCCCTAGCAAAAAGAGCTACTTCCCCCTGGTGAGTTGATAGAGTATTCTGAAGCTCATCAAATATGAAAGAAACCTGTCCAGCCTCTGATGCTAGATactgaattgaaaagaaaatcaaacaaatacatAAATGTTGACGGaatgattaaagaaagaaaaaatgataaaacaaaatattcaaataattgCAACCTACATCTTTAATAGACTGTGCACTGGAAGAAGCAAACAGAGAAATTTCCTCTAAGCCAGCTATGGAGCTGGCCTTGTGCAAACGGACCACATTTTGCACTGCCTCAATGTGAGAAATATACACAGCCCTCGAAGATGacagttttttcttcaattcctcAATTGACTGAAACAAGATGACAAGCGTGGATGGTAAgattattaagaaaaacaaaaaatatcaacttaatATCCAAATCTAAAGTACTATAAGAACAGTGCAACAATAATTCAGATAGCAAAATCAGTAAGAAAAACAAGACTGGAAAACTGTAACCAAATACTCTTCATACCTTACGATGCCTGTCCAAGAAAGAATTACCAAGGTCCTGAACACACTGAAGATGTTCATTCTGCCGAGATATTGATGTAGCTACCATGTTACAAAGAGAAACGATCTGCTGGGAGAGCTCTGTTCTAAAATTGTTAACCACTGATCTGTTATCAGAACTCAGCTTATCTTCTCTACCTGCACAGCATCTCGTAGATAGTCACAACTGTCAATTGCATAGCCATAAAGTTGACTCTTTCAAACCACATCAAAGACAACATACCGATCTTTTGAAACAAAGAAGCATTATCCTGAAGTGCTTTCTCCAAGTCAGACCGTAAAACACAAGCTTGATTAGCCAGAGCATTCTCTGTTTTGAAAATTCAAgacaaaatattaatacattaaaacatcaataaaatgtAAGAATAATAGTTAATCATGCCTGCTTTTCTCTGCTCAGATATGATAAAATCCCTCTCTTTCAAACTATATCGACACTTCTTCAATTCTTCTTCAGTACTCGTGAGCAATTTGATAGTTTGATTGAAGTTTTTCTGCACGTTTTTAACAGTTCATAAAACTCCATTCAAACATAAGAACCACGCTAGACAACAAATCAACCCAACTCACCTCATTGGCACTAAGTTTGCTGCTCAAATCAGAACATTGATGAACCATGGCATCATATTTATCCCGCCAATCCTCAGATTGCTGTTGTAGCATAACATGGATTATTCTTGTAAATTTCAgtttcaaaccaaaaaaattataaattcacaCCTTGTGTAGAGAACAAAATGCCACACGCTAACCTTCTGGTGGGTTTCTATCAGAACTCCCATTTGTTCTATCTGATCTGCCATTGCCTGATCATGGTAAAGACATGACGAGAGCAAAAAAATTGACTTAGTACAAGTGAAATATCCAATGGCCAAATGAAGGCATAAATATAATTACAGCAACAAAGCTAATCTGTAAAATGGGGAAGTAATACCTTTCTTTCACTTTCCTCTTGATAATACCGCTCCTTCGGAATATAAACACCATTTTTCTCACGGGCAGCATAAACCTCTGGACAAGATGGCGACAGTTATTTCAACTTGGCTAACTAAGGCAACATAAATTACAATGGAATGTTCTCTTTATCACCCCTGACAGCACCTCACCTGCCTTAAGTCTTTCAATCTCTCCATAAAGGTCCTTGATAAGAGttgatttcatcatcttttggtTGACCTGAAAACAGTCATGGCATAAAAGATGAATCGACTAAAAAAACTACGACCTAATAGAGCTATATTTAAATGTTCAATAATATAAAGGGCTCCAATAAGCACCTGCAGGTTGGAAATACAAATAGGAAAGGCAAAAAAACAGTTACCATATCTAAATTTCAATCCAATCCGTCttcaagagaaaaaatatatatacaacatATTCCTATTCATCGCTAAAAAGCAAGGTGCACTTCTAAGCTATACATAAATGTATATCTTTTGAGATCTTAGCATCATTCTTCACATTAaaatttgaagttgaaaaaatcCCAGGGTGCAGAACCAACTCAAACAAATAGGTATGCAGTAAAATACATTAGCTTGCATAACAGAATATTTCATTCAGGAATTACTTTTGTCAACAATGGaacataaaaactattaaactTCACAAAGACAGTCCCCCGCCCAAATTCTATCAACTATATCAATTTTCTGGTCCTATTACGTGCATGGTCAATGGTCATGTGCGCATTTACTTCTATATAAAACTTGAGAgcaattaaagaaatatttttaaaataactaaacacTAAACAGCACAACTAACCtccggtttattttttatattcttagcCCTGTGTGCATAATCCAGTGTACTCAAGGTCTCCTCCAGGCAATGAACAGCTGGTGATACAGTTGCTATAATGCATGTTTTGGTTCTTCCTCCAAGTGAATCACGAAGTAGCCTAGTAAGCTTGCTATCCCTGGAGCAATTCAAGAATGTAAATAGAAGTCAAAGGAAAAATCAACGTAGGATATAACATAAGAACTGGGGTAGCAGGAAAAACCTGTAAGGGATATGACCAAGATGCTCCACGAGAGCATTAATGACTCGCCCCAAAGTAAGTAGACTTTTGTTGATTTCACCAGCTTCTCTTGCACGTCCCTATTAAATAATAAGGATTACGAAGCATCAGAtggttgtaattttaaatttaactaggcatcccagaaaaaaaaaaatatcagaattAAATTGTATACCTCTCTAGCACCTGACCGGGATATATTTTCTGAACCAGCTAGATCCACCAAATTCAGCTTGCCACATTTGATTAGTTCTTCACCTTCAGGTGTTGCTTCCTTGATATGTATTGTAATAGAAAAGAGGGAATGTGACCGACTGTAAAAAGAAGATGGATTCTTTATACAACAAGAACATTATAATCACCCTTTGagcattagaaaagaaaaggaaccgTTACCTTGATTGCTTGTTCAGAAATGTTTCTGCAGTTCGACGCTTCGCAGATCCTCTTTCTAGTAGAGTGAATATCTCACTCGCACTTGTTACTATTTCCTCCTCTAGACCTCTTACAAGAACCCCACCTTTCCCATCCTCCATGAGAGGCAACTGCTTCTTTTGCTTCTCCTCCAATGCAACTCGAGAAATTTCCTCaggagccagcaaatcggtaATCTCCTCATTGTATAGTTCTAAGAATGTGACCTTCACACTGTATTCTGCATTTTGGCTTTCAAGAGTATCAAAAATTTGTTTAACCGCCCTAGGTATGACCCCTGCTTCTGGAGGCAGCTCTCCGTTAGGCCCACTCTGTCACATTTTACATCACATAAATAAACCATCAACTGACAACTGCACAATAGtaaatttaaaacatcaaaCCAACATGTAAATTAGATAGTCCTATATTATACCTTTGATCTTTTGCATTCACCTTCCATGGTGTAAGTTTTACCTGTACCTGTTTGACCATAAGCAAATATGGTACAGTTGAACCCTTCTAGAACTTCATGAACAATTGGCACTACTGCTTGTTCATAAAGATCTCTTTGCTGTGCTGAAGGACCAAAAACCTACATCCAGCATTAAACAAATTATCAGACCTTGCCACAAACAAGGAAATCAAAGCAGCCCACCAAATTCAATATCAGAAAAAGAAATTCTgcaaaccacaacaacaacaacataaataaCCCAGCAGATAACAATTCAACATACAAGTAGGCATTATTCACATAGCCATTTAAACTTCAAAACTACCATCGCAGAAATAACACAATCACAAACCCGGGCAGTAAAATCTGTCACTAAAACCCCTTAACCGCAATGACCcacttataaaatcaaaccctaaaagcaccaaaaccaaaaagagGTGTAGAATCCACTAACAGTTATTTTccaaactacaaaaataaaattaaacaacatttaaaaaaaaaacaaaaaaaacaactttaatccCAACTTCACCTTGTCAAAAGTGAAAACCCTATCAATATGTTTCCCAGCGATATTCTGCGAAACCGCAACTTCTCTCTGGTAATCATTGCAAGTTACCACTTGCGGAGCATTACTCCTCAATTCGTCCTCGCTAAACGGCCTAACACATCgcaaccagaaaaaaataataaactttgttagcagaaataacaaagaaaataagaataagaaaccaaaataaaaatgttaccTGCAACGAAGAAGGACTTGCACATTAACGCCTTTCTCTTTGTCGTGTCGACCTGACATTTTTTGTTGTCTTCCTGGAGGAGAGAGAATCGCGCGTACTTCTGGTGCTAGATCCAGTCTTCCCTCGAGAGATCAATCTCTTAATCGATCTGGCGatctctcttctcttcctttctctctgTCTTTTCTTGGTGTGATAATGTGGAGTTAGAGCGGGATGGAGATGGGGATGCGATTTGAATTTTGAGACCCGCTCGCTTTCGAAATCAAAATGAAATCCAACGGTTTGAAATGCATCCAGGCCTCCAATGTCCTTATATGGTAGCTGTTCGGGTTTTGTACTTTGACAGTTTTGTCCCTGTTTCTAATTGCTATTAAACCTGGCCCAGGGGTTGACTCGGGTAAGAGGCTGGGTCCCTGGTTTTATGGGTCAAGTCAGATCAActcggaaaaattaaaaaaaaattaaaatttttaatattttatatgaaaaaatcaatgtaaatataggttatacatattataaatgatGAAGTTTAaaggaatattttaaaaaaacatttatcccacattgaaaaaacataacttttttcttaagaacatagagtatatatactaatggattTCGAATTCCACAtagaaaaaacatagttttttcttgtgaatatagagtatatatactaatgggtttcaaatcccacattaaaaagatattatgttatccttttaaattaaagtatttaaaccaaaaaaaattttatcccacattgaaaaaacattatttttttcttggga
This genomic window contains:
- the LOC118062607 gene encoding kinesin-like protein KIN-5C, translated to MSGRHDKEKGVNVQVLLRCRPFSEDELRSNAPQVVTCNDYQREVAVSQNIAGKHIDRVFTFDKVFGPSAQQRDLYEQAVVPIVHEVLEGFNCTIFAYGQTGTGKTYTMEGECKRSKSGPNGELPPEAGVIPRAVKQIFDTLESQNAEYSVKVTFLELYNEEITDLLAPEEISRVALEEKQKKQLPLMEDGKGGVLVRGLEEEIVTSASEIFTLLERGSAKRRTAETFLNKQSSRSHSLFSITIHIKEATPEGEELIKCGKLNLVDLAGSENISRSGAREGRAREAGEINKSLLTLGRVINALVEHLGHIPYRDSKLTRLLRDSLGGRTKTCIIATVSPAVHCLEETLSTLDYAHRAKNIKNKPEVNQKMMKSTLIKDLYGEIERLKAEVYAAREKNGVYIPKERYYQEESERKAMADQIEQMGVLIETHQKQSEDWRDKYDAMVHQCSDLSSKLSANEKNFNQTIKLLTSTEEELKKCRYSLKERDFIISEQRKAENALANQACVLRSDLEKALQDNASLFQKIGREDKLSSDNRSVVNNFRTELSQQIVSLCNMVATSISRQNEHLQCVQDLGNSFLDRHRKSIEELKKKLSSSRAVYISHIEAVQNVVRLHKASSIAGLEEISLFASSSAQSIKDYLASEAGQVSFIFDELQNTLSTHQGEVALFAREMRQRFHVSSEQREEVSEYMNGFLDKILEQCKNLENHAVQADAVQMKNIDDFQKAYEEQSKSDAEKLVADINHLVSSHLQHQKELVDARLADLRETATGNKAVLDGHVSSMEYVSTDAKRKWQEFSMQTENDAKDIADYSATKHCRMESLLQQCVSTAGSAFKHWEKTLDSVNEMGNNHVSKLVSLTRNASDSIEQHDAEVGSARVTAEQDVAKNSEDVLKHIDRVSEVEQGSVSKILEAVKAHSNTLETFREDHSGEAAAIDDRAKETFEQQYMDYEPTGATPSRSEPDVPSKGTIESLRAMPVENLLDEFRENNSYESFEVKELKPSLIPRSPLVQLNQQ